Proteins found in one Corynebacterium freneyi genomic segment:
- a CDS encoding potassium channel family protein, producing the protein MSHHGHRSEPGSGLVVILGLGRFGQALGEELVDGGVEVLCVDADPRVVQECATTFDHVVTADTTNPEALRQLGVADAGRVVIAIGSNIEASVLTASAVVDMGVPSVWAKADNQAHAKILGQIGVHHVIRPESDMGRRVAHLMGGKVQEYAEFERGFAVAKIAPPVSVLDHRVGEVNARGDSPVQILAIRPRGEAFRRAIADDVLRAGDLVIAAGPVDELEKFAARR; encoded by the coding sequence GTGTCCCACCACGGACACCGCTCCGAGCCGGGCTCGGGACTCGTCGTGATCCTCGGCCTGGGCCGCTTCGGCCAGGCCCTCGGCGAAGAACTCGTCGACGGCGGCGTCGAAGTGCTGTGCGTCGACGCCGACCCCCGGGTCGTGCAGGAATGCGCGACCACCTTCGACCACGTGGTCACCGCCGACACCACCAACCCCGAGGCGCTGCGCCAACTGGGGGTCGCGGACGCGGGGCGCGTGGTCATCGCCATCGGATCCAACATCGAGGCGTCGGTGCTCACCGCCTCGGCGGTCGTGGACATGGGCGTGCCCAGCGTCTGGGCGAAGGCGGACAACCAGGCGCACGCGAAGATCCTCGGCCAGATCGGCGTGCACCACGTCATCCGACCCGAGTCGGACATGGGGCGGCGCGTGGCCCACCTCATGGGCGGCAAGGTGCAGGAGTACGCCGAATTCGAGCGGGGCTTCGCCGTGGCGAAGATCGCGCCACCGGTGTCCGTGCTCGACCACCGCGTCGGCGAGGTCAACGCCCGCGGCGATTCCCCGGTGCAGATCCTGGCCATCCGCCCGCGCGGCGAGGCTTTCCGACGGGCCATCGCAGATGACGTGCTCCGGGCCGGTGACCTCGTCATCGCCGCCGGGCCCGTCGACGAACTGGAGAAGTTCGCCGCGCGGAGGTGA
- a CDS encoding isopenicillin N synthase family dioxygenase, producing the protein MNATTTTTTAADTDALPVVDLSRAGEPGFRDHLLRAAHEVGFFYLTGTGIPQETFDELFALAEEFFALPDDAKKKVENLASPHFRGWARHGGEYTNGEIDWREQIDIGIDRDPIPVEDIRHDYEILIGPNLWPEELPRFREAIITYRERLHDVARSLLHEWLAALGQDPGALDDAFADPDTLIKVIRYPGRSEDEGRQGVGAHKDSGILTLLLLAPGSTGLQVKTDSGWRDVPPREGSLVVNIGEMLELVTDGYLKATVHRVLSPEPGTTRLSIPLFFNPNYSATLERLPLPAELAREATGYRSTDDDVLHRTYGKNTLKFRVRSHPDVTAKHHPHLL; encoded by the coding sequence ATGAACGCCACGACGACCACGACCACCGCCGCCGATACCGATGCTTTGCCGGTAGTCGACCTGTCCCGCGCCGGCGAACCCGGTTTCCGCGACCACCTACTCCGCGCCGCGCACGAGGTGGGATTCTTCTACCTCACCGGAACGGGGATCCCGCAGGAGACCTTCGACGAGCTCTTCGCCCTCGCCGAGGAATTCTTCGCGCTGCCCGACGACGCGAAGAAGAAAGTGGAGAACCTGGCCAGCCCCCACTTCCGCGGCTGGGCCCGCCACGGTGGCGAGTACACCAACGGAGAGATCGACTGGCGCGAACAGATCGACATCGGCATCGACCGCGATCCCATCCCCGTGGAGGACATCCGCCACGACTACGAAATCCTCATCGGGCCGAACCTCTGGCCGGAGGAACTCCCCCGCTTCCGCGAGGCGATCATCACGTACCGCGAGCGACTCCACGACGTCGCCCGCTCCCTGCTCCACGAGTGGCTGGCGGCCCTCGGGCAGGATCCCGGCGCCCTCGACGACGCCTTCGCCGACCCCGACACGCTGATCAAGGTGATTCGCTACCCCGGCCGCTCGGAGGACGAGGGCCGCCAGGGCGTCGGCGCGCACAAGGACTCCGGCATCCTCACTCTCCTGTTGCTGGCGCCGGGCAGCACGGGACTGCAGGTGAAAACGGACTCCGGTTGGCGCGACGTGCCGCCGCGCGAGGGCAGCCTGGTGGTCAACATCGGCGAGATGCTGGAGCTGGTCACCGACGGATACCTCAAGGCCACGGTCCATCGCGTGCTGTCGCCGGAGCCGGGTACCACGCGCCTGAGCATCCCCCTGTTCTTCAACCCGAATTACTCCGCCACCCTCGAGCGCCTGCCCCTGCCCGCCGAACTGGCCCGCGAGGCGACGGGGTACCGCAGCACCGACGATGACGTGCTGCACCGGACCTACGGGAAGAACACCCTGAAGTTCCGGGTGCGCTCCCACCCCGACGTCACGGCGAAGCACCACCCTCACCTGCTCTGA
- a CDS encoding HypC/HybG/HupF family hydrogenase formation chaperone — MCLGIPAQIVDIPDPSRAKVAISGVERMIATDLLLDEALAVGDWVLVHVGFALSKIDEEEAALTLTQIERLGGDVLADEVDSFTTSRIE, encoded by the coding sequence ATGTGCCTCGGCATTCCCGCCCAGATCGTCGATATCCCGGACCCTTCCCGGGCGAAGGTGGCCATCAGCGGCGTCGAACGGATGATCGCCACGGATCTGCTTCTCGACGAAGCGCTCGCCGTGGGGGATTGGGTGCTGGTGCACGTCGGTTTCGCGTTGAGCAAGATCGACGAGGAAGAGGCGGCGTTGACGTTGACGCAGATCGAGAGGCTCGGCGGGGACGTGCTCGCCGACGAAGTCGATTCGTTCACCACCAGCCGGATCGAATGA
- the hypE gene encoding hydrogenase expression/formation protein HypE, translating to MDPKNRLNDDEGRVNANIDRVRARKHRLRDDHVTLAHGAGGKASAALVENVFWEIFGGDVLPDGGDSAVLPLAGVLGEAAAGGSLAMSTDSYVVNPIEFPGGDIGELAVNGTVNDLAMAGAAPKAITAAFVLEEGLPIDVLRRIVESMARAARRAGVDIVAGDTKVVPRGACDKMYVTTAGVGVVPAGRRTGYGEIGEGDRIIVSGPIADHGMSVMMARGDLAIDAPIQSDTRAVNDLVEALFAAVPDVRFLRDATRGGVATVMNELARGSGKGIVLDDSAIAVRDMTRAACDMLGIDPLYVANEGTFTAVVPDASAEAAIAALHGAGAPEARVIGRVVAEPAASVVLVTGFGGTRMVDMLVGDPLPRIC from the coding sequence GTGGATCCCAAAAACCGCCTCAACGACGACGAGGGCCGGGTCAACGCCAACATCGACCGCGTGCGGGCGCGCAAGCACAGGCTTCGCGACGACCACGTGACGCTCGCCCACGGAGCCGGTGGCAAGGCGTCGGCGGCGCTGGTGGAAAACGTCTTCTGGGAGATCTTCGGCGGAGACGTCCTGCCCGACGGCGGCGACTCCGCGGTGCTGCCCCTGGCCGGGGTGCTGGGGGAGGCCGCGGCCGGCGGGTCCCTGGCCATGTCCACCGACTCGTACGTGGTCAACCCCATCGAGTTCCCCGGCGGCGACATCGGGGAGCTGGCCGTCAACGGCACGGTCAACGACCTGGCGATGGCCGGCGCGGCGCCGAAGGCGATCACGGCGGCGTTCGTGCTGGAGGAGGGCCTGCCCATCGATGTGCTGCGGCGCATCGTCGAATCGATGGCGCGTGCGGCCCGGCGGGCCGGGGTGGACATCGTCGCCGGGGACACGAAGGTCGTGCCCCGCGGGGCGTGCGACAAGATGTACGTCACCACCGCGGGCGTGGGCGTGGTGCCCGCCGGTCGGCGCACCGGATACGGCGAAATCGGGGAAGGCGACCGGATCATCGTGTCGGGCCCCATCGCCGATCACGGCATGTCGGTGATGATGGCCCGCGGCGACCTGGCCATCGACGCGCCGATCCAGTCCGACACCCGCGCCGTCAACGATCTGGTGGAGGCCCTGTTCGCCGCCGTGCCGGACGTCCGTTTCCTCCGCGACGCCACCCGCGGCGGCGTGGCCACGGTCATGAACGAACTCGCCCGCGGTTCCGGCAAAGGCATCGTCCTCGACGACTCGGCGATCGCCGTGCGCGACATGACCCGCGCCGCGTGCGACATGCTCGGCATCGACCCCCTGTACGTGGCCAACGAAGGCACGTTCACCGCCGTCGTCCCGGATGCCTCCGCCGAGGCGGCCATCGCGGCGCTGCACGGGGCCGGTGCCCCGGAGGCCCGCGTCATCGGCCGCGTCGTCGCCGAACCCGCCGCATCGGTGGTGCTGGTCACCGGTTTCGGCGGCACCCGCATGGTGGACATGCTCGTCGGCGATCCGTTGCCGCGGATCTGCTAG
- a CDS encoding superoxide dismutase family protein — MRHRTTRLTAATLGAAALTLGLAACADDDGGTTAATTDASPTGSSAAADDEAFATATLKNPDGAEAGTVTFAEDGERVTVTVEVGDLEPGFRGFHIHATGLCEPNSQSPDGEKTGDFLSAGGHLTGDADAEGHGNPDGGVGHAGDLPSLLVGEDGTASMTFTTDRLTKDLLLDDDGSAVMVHSKADNYANIPERYAEDGPDADTLKTGDAGDRALCGVIEE; from the coding sequence ATGCGACACCGCACCACCCGCCTCACCGCAGCGACGCTCGGCGCCGCCGCCCTGACGCTCGGCCTCGCGGCCTGCGCGGACGACGACGGCGGAACCACGGCAGCCACCACCGACGCGTCGCCGACCGGCTCGTCCGCGGCCGCCGACGACGAAGCCTTCGCGACGGCCACCCTCAAAAACCCCGACGGCGCCGAAGCTGGCACGGTCACCTTCGCCGAGGACGGCGAGCGCGTCACCGTCACCGTGGAGGTCGGCGACCTCGAACCCGGATTCCGCGGCTTCCACATCCACGCCACGGGCCTGTGCGAGCCGAACAGCCAGTCCCCCGACGGCGAGAAGACCGGCGACTTCCTCTCCGCGGGCGGCCATCTGACCGGCGACGCCGACGCCGAGGGCCACGGCAACCCGGATGGCGGAGTCGGCCATGCCGGCGACCTGCCCTCGCTGCTGGTCGGCGAGGACGGCACCGCGTCGATGACGTTCACCACCGACAGACTGACCAAGGACCTGCTTCTCGACGACGACGGTTCGGCCGTCATGGTCCACTCCAAGGCGGACAACTACGCCAACATCCCCGAGCGATACGCCGAGGATGGCCCGGACGCCGACACCTTGAAGACCGGCGACGCCGGCGACCGCGCGCTGTGCGGAGTGATCGAGGAGTAG
- the hypF gene encoding carbamoyltransferase HypF, translated as MTEIRREHLLRGVIQGVGFRPHVAAVAARHRVSGFCGNDDREVFIEVQGESAEVDAFITQVLDDAPPLARVLSHVVRDLPVRNGESGFRILPSRRADGARTLLPPDVATCPECLAEMRDPDNRRFGYPFITCVNCGPRLTIIEDVPYDRPNTTMRQFPMCPACTAEYADPGNRRHHAQPISCFDCGPRLWLEEGGRATAPERSPAFMRATIDRARRLLDDGAILAVKGIGGFHLMCDAANEDAVAELRRRKHRPAKPFAVMVPDVDAARALADVGDPELSLLASPARPIVIAPLLPDARLAPSVAPGLGDVGVMLPYSPLHELLVGKPLVATSGNPPGEALCHDNASAQARLGHIADAFVLHDRGIHVPVEDSVFLGVRPVRRSRGIAPLPLPMPAPPDDGDSPAHVLAVGGELKNTFAVVDDGMAHVSPHIGDMRSAVTQASYGRAVERMLRMRRVEPDVVVHDLHPDYATTAWAERYADEREDEGARVRLLAVQHHYAHALSLLAEHGIAEGPAVVATLDGTGYGTDGTIWGGEILTLGIGDGGDLRDWERTWHVPAFDFAGGDRSIERPWRTVACIAHSWGLDLPLDDHDGPELTLLRSQLAAGVGVVTSTSLGRIFDAAAVLAGCGDTWPDGAVTHEAQAPMEFEQLARTAVGHVDAESAAGSATTIPELLIELAGARSSAPAGRAVRAMRALRFHVGLARIIGEQLSIAADAAGTDVVGVTGGCALNRLLMTALRDDLAARGLSLLEHRVIPANDGGLGVGQAMAGWLATRDRRAAGPGVGN; from the coding sequence ATGACCGAAATCCGGCGCGAACATCTGCTGCGCGGGGTGATCCAGGGCGTGGGGTTCCGCCCGCACGTCGCCGCCGTCGCCGCCCGGCATCGCGTCTCCGGGTTCTGCGGCAACGACGACCGCGAGGTGTTCATCGAGGTCCAGGGCGAGTCGGCGGAGGTCGACGCCTTCATCACGCAGGTGCTTGACGACGCCCCGCCGCTGGCCCGCGTCCTGTCGCACGTGGTGCGCGATCTGCCCGTCCGGAATGGCGAATCCGGTTTCCGCATTCTCCCGTCGCGGCGGGCCGATGGCGCCCGCACGCTGCTGCCGCCGGACGTGGCGACGTGCCCGGAGTGCCTGGCGGAGATGCGCGATCCGGACAACCGGCGTTTCGGTTACCCCTTCATCACCTGCGTCAACTGCGGGCCACGGCTGACCATCATCGAGGACGTCCCCTACGACCGTCCGAACACCACGATGCGGCAGTTCCCCATGTGCCCGGCGTGCACCGCCGAGTACGCGGACCCGGGCAACCGGCGTCATCACGCGCAGCCGATCAGCTGCTTCGACTGCGGTCCGCGGCTGTGGTTGGAGGAGGGCGGCCGGGCCACCGCCCCGGAGCGTTCCCCCGCGTTCATGCGCGCGACGATCGACCGCGCCCGGCGGTTGCTCGACGACGGCGCCATCCTGGCGGTGAAGGGCATCGGCGGTTTCCACCTGATGTGCGACGCCGCGAACGAGGACGCCGTCGCCGAGCTGCGCCGCCGCAAGCACCGTCCGGCCAAGCCCTTCGCGGTGATGGTCCCCGACGTCGACGCCGCCCGGGCTCTGGCCGACGTCGGCGACCCCGAGTTGTCGCTGCTGGCCTCGCCGGCCCGCCCGATCGTCATCGCGCCGCTTCTCCCCGACGCCCGCCTCGCCCCGTCGGTCGCCCCCGGGTTGGGCGACGTCGGCGTGATGTTGCCGTATTCGCCGCTGCACGAATTGCTCGTCGGCAAGCCCCTGGTGGCCACGTCCGGCAACCCGCCCGGCGAGGCCCTGTGCCACGACAACGCGTCGGCGCAGGCGCGGTTGGGCCACATCGCGGACGCGTTCGTGCTGCACGATCGCGGCATCCACGTGCCGGTGGAGGATTCCGTTTTCCTCGGCGTCCGTCCCGTCCGGCGGTCGCGCGGCATCGCGCCGCTGCCGCTTCCCATGCCGGCCCCGCCTGACGACGGCGACTCCCCCGCCCACGTCCTCGCAGTCGGCGGTGAACTGAAGAACACGTTCGCCGTGGTCGACGACGGGATGGCGCACGTGTCGCCGCACATCGGGGACATGCGCTCGGCCGTGACGCAGGCGTCCTATGGGCGGGCCGTCGAGCGGATGCTGCGGATGCGGCGCGTGGAACCCGACGTCGTCGTCCACGACCTGCACCCCGACTACGCGACGACCGCCTGGGCGGAGCGGTACGCGGACGAGCGCGAGGACGAGGGTGCGCGGGTGCGGTTGCTCGCCGTCCAACACCACTACGCCCACGCGCTGTCGTTGCTGGCCGAACACGGCATCGCAGAGGGACCGGCGGTCGTCGCCACCCTCGACGGCACGGGGTACGGCACCGACGGGACGATCTGGGGCGGCGAAATTCTGACGCTCGGCATCGGCGATGGGGGCGACCTGCGCGACTGGGAGCGGACGTGGCACGTGCCCGCCTTCGACTTCGCCGGCGGCGACCGATCGATCGAGCGGCCGTGGCGGACGGTGGCGTGCATCGCCCATTCATGGGGCCTGGATCTGCCGCTCGACGACCATGACGGCCCGGAGCTCACCCTGCTCCGGTCGCAGCTGGCCGCGGGCGTCGGCGTGGTGACGTCCACGTCGCTGGGCCGCATATTCGACGCCGCCGCCGTCCTCGCCGGCTGCGGGGACACCTGGCCCGACGGGGCCGTCACCCACGAAGCCCAGGCCCCCATGGAATTCGAGCAGCTGGCCCGCACCGCCGTGGGCCACGTCGACGCGGAATCCGCGGCCGGTTCGGCGACCACGATTCCGGAGCTGCTCATCGAGCTTGCCGGGGCCCGCTCATCGGCTCCGGCGGGGCGGGCAGTGCGGGCGATGCGGGCGCTGCGGTTCCACGTCGGCCTGGCGCGGATCATCGGCGAGCAGCTGTCCATCGCCGCCGACGCCGCGGGCACGGACGTCGTCGGCGTCACCGGCGGCTGCGCCCTGAACCGACTGTTGATGACGGCCCTGCGCGACGACCTCGCCGCCCGGGGACTGTCGCTGCTCGAGCACCGCGTGATCCCCGCCAACGACGGCGGACTCGGCGTCGGTCAGGCGATGGCCGGGTGGCTGGCGACGCGGGACCGTCGCGCCGCAGGGCCGGGCGTCGGAAACTAG
- the hypD gene encoding hydrogenase formation protein HypD codes for MKYVDEFRDPAAAKKLLRAIEANAAKLEAPIALMEVCGGHTHTIYRYGLENLLPENIELVHGPGCPVCVIPMGRVDDALWLAAQDDVILATFGDMMRVPGSDGSLLDARARGADVRFVYSPLDALKLAQENPDKHVVFFAVGFETTAPSTAVTLEAARRKAVPNFSVFSNHVTIEPPLRAIVDGGETEVDGFIGPGHVATVVGTKAFDFLPDEFGMPCVVAGFEPLDILQAAAMLLEQFVSGDVAAGKATVGNQYARVVRAEGNPAAEALLDRVFTVRDRFEWRGLGWLDDSGLGIADEYAQWDAEKRFTVPGALIPDPVACECGSVLTGRIKPWECRVFGTACTPDTPIGTCMVSPEGACAAYYNFGRIDRKVTVELGSRPN; via the coding sequence ATGAAGTACGTCGACGAATTCCGTGACCCGGCGGCGGCGAAGAAGCTGCTGCGGGCCATCGAGGCCAATGCCGCGAAGCTGGAGGCCCCCATCGCCTTGATGGAGGTCTGCGGCGGCCATACGCACACCATTTACCGCTATGGCCTGGAGAACCTCCTGCCGGAGAACATCGAGCTGGTCCACGGCCCCGGGTGTCCGGTGTGCGTGATCCCGATGGGCCGCGTCGACGATGCGCTGTGGCTCGCCGCCCAGGACGACGTCATCCTGGCCACGTTCGGCGACATGATGCGGGTGCCGGGGTCGGATGGTTCGCTTCTCGACGCCCGCGCGCGGGGCGCAGACGTCCGTTTCGTGTATTCGCCGTTGGACGCGTTGAAGTTGGCGCAGGAAAACCCGGACAAGCACGTCGTGTTCTTCGCCGTGGGGTTCGAGACGACCGCGCCGTCCACGGCGGTGACGCTGGAGGCGGCCCGTCGTAAAGCGGTGCCGAATTTTTCGGTGTTCTCCAACCACGTCACCATCGAACCTCCGCTGCGGGCGATCGTCGACGGCGGGGAAACGGAGGTCGACGGGTTCATCGGCCCCGGCCACGTGGCCACGGTCGTGGGTACGAAGGCGTTCGATTTCCTGCCGGACGAGTTCGGCATGCCGTGCGTCGTCGCCGGCTTCGAACCGCTCGACATCCTGCAGGCGGCGGCGATGCTCCTGGAACAGTTCGTTTCCGGCGACGTCGCCGCCGGCAAGGCGACGGTGGGCAACCAGTACGCGCGCGTCGTCCGGGCCGAGGGCAATCCCGCCGCGGAGGCTCTGCTGGATCGGGTCTTCACCGTCCGCGACCGCTTCGAATGGCGCGGCCTGGGGTGGCTCGACGACTCCGGCCTGGGCATCGCCGACGAGTACGCCCAGTGGGACGCGGAGAAGCGGTTCACCGTCCCCGGTGCGCTGATCCCGGATCCCGTGGCCTGCGAATGCGGGTCGGTGCTCACCGGCCGGATCAAGCCGTGGGAATGTCGGGTGTTCGGCACGGCATGCACCCCGGACACGCCGATCGGCACGTGCATGGTCTCGCCCGAGGGCGCCTGCGCGGCGTATTACAACTTCGGCCGCATCGACCGGAAGGTCACCGTCGAGCTGGGCTCCCGTCCGAACTGA
- a CDS encoding O-acetylhomoserine aminocarboxypropyltransferase/cysteine synthase family protein, translating to MNTNSVSPAVDVARPASSTNYDNSEPGAWGFATRQIHVGHVVDSDAHARGLPIHQSASFVFPDSRTGAALFDLAEVGYTYSRTTNPTVEAVEKRITSLEGGVHTVLFSSGMAAIHAALVTLTAAGSHVVASPRLYGGTVTLLTSTLARFGVRTTFVDDPDDPGSWSAAAEPETVAFFGETIGNPLADILDIPAVADAAHAHGVPLIVDNTFATPALVRPIELGADIVVNSTTKFLTGNSSYVGGALTDGGTFDWNVRRDGRPVFPTLSEPDPTYHGLVFTEAFGPEAFAIRARTGVLRDTGGCQSAQAAWQLAQGLDTLDLRVARHNDSAAAIARYLAGRPEVVKVNHAGLPGSPWHPVKERLGLDGAGSVFSFDIDGGREDAWAFIDALRLFSNLVNVGDVRSLVVHPNSTTHRQGTPEANAAAGITDSTIRLSIGLEDVADLIDDLDRGFRTLAERHTGRG from the coding sequence ATGAACACGAACAGCGTTTCCCCTGCCGTCGACGTCGCTCGGCCCGCGTCGTCGACGAACTACGACAATTCCGAACCGGGAGCGTGGGGCTTTGCCACGCGGCAGATCCACGTCGGGCATGTCGTGGACTCGGACGCGCACGCCCGTGGCCTGCCGATCCACCAATCGGCGTCCTTCGTCTTCCCGGACTCCCGCACGGGCGCGGCCCTGTTTGACCTGGCCGAGGTCGGATACACCTATAGCCGCACGACGAATCCCACGGTGGAGGCGGTGGAAAAGCGGATCACCTCCCTGGAAGGCGGCGTACACACGGTGCTGTTCTCCTCAGGCATGGCGGCCATCCACGCCGCCCTGGTCACGCTGACGGCGGCGGGGTCCCACGTCGTCGCATCTCCGCGGCTGTACGGAGGAACCGTTACGCTGCTGACCTCCACATTGGCGAGATTCGGGGTGCGGACCACGTTCGTCGACGATCCGGACGACCCGGGCAGCTGGTCGGCGGCCGCGGAGCCGGAGACCGTAGCGTTCTTCGGCGAGACCATCGGCAACCCGCTGGCCGACATCCTGGACATTCCGGCGGTGGCCGACGCCGCCCACGCACATGGGGTTCCCCTGATCGTCGACAACACGTTCGCCACGCCCGCGCTCGTGCGGCCGATCGAGCTGGGCGCGGACATCGTCGTCAACTCGACCACCAAGTTCCTCACCGGCAACTCCTCGTACGTCGGCGGCGCATTGACCGACGGGGGCACGTTCGATTGGAACGTGCGACGCGACGGCAGACCGGTGTTTCCCACGCTGTCCGAGCCCGATCCGACGTACCACGGTCTGGTGTTCACGGAGGCCTTCGGGCCGGAGGCGTTCGCCATCCGAGCCCGCACCGGTGTCCTGCGCGACACCGGCGGGTGCCAGTCGGCGCAGGCGGCTTGGCAGTTGGCGCAGGGGCTGGACACCCTCGATCTTCGGGTCGCCCGCCACAACGACTCCGCCGCAGCCATTGCGAGGTACCTCGCCGGGCGTCCCGAGGTGGTGAAGGTGAACCATGCGGGACTGCCCGGGTCGCCATGGCATCCGGTGAAGGAAAGGCTGGGGCTGGACGGCGCCGGTTCGGTGTTCTCCTTTGACATCGACGGCGGCCGCGAAGACGCCTGGGCCTTCATCGACGCGTTGCGGTTGTTCAGCAACCTGGTCAACGTCGGCGACGTGCGTTCGCTGGTCGTGCACCCGAACTCGACCACGCATCGGCAGGGGACGCCGGAGGCCAATGCCGCCGCCGGCATCACGGATTCGACCATCCGGCTGTCCATAGGCCTCGAGGACGTCGCCGATCTCATCGACGACCTCGACCGCGGGTTCCGAACCCTGGCGGAGCGGCACACCGGGAGAGGGTGA
- the purB gene encoding adenylosuccinate lyase, which translates to MANKKKIANVLANRYASAELAELWSPEHKIILERRLWLAVLKAQAARGIEVPEGTIEKYEAVIDQVDLDSIARRERITRHDVKARIEEFCDLAGTEHIHKGMTSRDLTENVEQLQILQSLRAVRDKAVAVVARTAEKAAAYQSLVMAGRSHNVAAQATTLGKRFASAADEMLLGIERIEDLIDRYPLRGIKGPMGTAQDMLDLLDGDESALASLEAEIAEGLGFTRVFDSVGQVYPRTLDFDALSALVELGAGPSSLATTIRLMAGNEIVTEGFKEGQVGSSAMPHKMNARSCERVGGFQVILRGYMTMLSELAGNQWNEGDVSCSVVRRVALPDAFFAMDGMFETFLTVLDEFGAFPAMIDRELERYLPFLASTKVLMACVRAGVGREEAHEVIKEHAVGSALDMREKGAEQSLVERLAADDRIPLDEEGLRAALADRHAFIGAAESQVDRVVARVNALVDKYPEAAAYTPGDIL; encoded by the coding sequence GTGGCCAACAAGAAGAAGATCGCAAACGTCCTGGCAAACCGCTACGCGTCCGCGGAACTCGCGGAACTGTGGAGCCCCGAGCACAAGATCATCCTGGAGCGGCGGCTGTGGCTCGCCGTGCTGAAGGCGCAGGCGGCGCGCGGCATCGAGGTGCCGGAGGGCACCATCGAGAAGTACGAGGCAGTCATCGACCAGGTGGACCTCGATTCCATCGCCCGACGCGAGCGCATCACGCGCCATGACGTCAAGGCCCGCATCGAGGAGTTCTGCGACCTGGCGGGCACGGAGCACATTCACAAGGGCATGACCAGCCGCGACCTGACGGAAAACGTCGAGCAGCTGCAGATCCTGCAGTCGCTGCGTGCGGTGCGCGACAAGGCCGTCGCCGTCGTCGCCCGCACCGCGGAAAAGGCCGCGGCCTACCAGTCGCTGGTCATGGCCGGCCGGTCGCACAACGTCGCCGCGCAGGCGACGACGCTGGGCAAGCGCTTCGCCTCCGCCGCCGACGAGATGCTGCTGGGCATCGAGCGCATCGAGGACCTCATCGACCGGTACCCGCTGCGCGGCATCAAGGGCCCGATGGGCACCGCGCAGGACATGCTGGATCTGCTCGACGGCGACGAGTCCGCGCTGGCGTCGCTGGAGGCGGAGATCGCCGAGGGCCTGGGCTTCACCCGCGTCTTCGACTCGGTCGGCCAGGTCTACCCGCGCACCCTCGACTTCGACGCCCTGTCCGCGCTGGTCGAGCTCGGCGCCGGCCCGTCGTCGCTGGCCACGACCATTCGCCTGATGGCCGGCAACGAGATCGTCACCGAGGGCTTCAAGGAGGGCCAGGTCGGCTCGTCGGCGATGCCGCACAAGATGAACGCCCGCTCCTGCGAGCGCGTCGGCGGTTTCCAGGTGATCCTGCGCGGCTACATGACCATGCTGTCGGAGCTGGCCGGCAACCAGTGGAACGAGGGCGACGTGTCCTGCTCCGTGGTCCGCCGCGTCGCGTTGCCGGACGCGTTTTTCGCGATGGACGGCATGTTCGAGACGTTCCTCACCGTCCTCGACGAGTTCGGCGCCTTCCCGGCCATGATCGACCGCGAGTTGGAGCGCTACCTGCCGTTCCTGGCGTCCACCAAGGTCCTCATGGCCTGCGTGCGCGCGGGCGTCGGCCGCGAGGAGGCCCACGAGGTCATCAAGGAACACGCCGTCGGTTCCGCGCTGGACATGCGCGAGAAGGGCGCCGAGCAGTCGCTGGTCGAGCGTCTGGCCGCCGATGACCGCATCCCGCTGGACGAGGAGGGCCTGCGCGCCGCCCTCGCCGACCGTCACGCGTTCATCGGCGCCGCGGAGTCCCAGGTCGACCGGGTCGTCGCGCGGGTCAACGCGCTCGTCGACAAGTACCCGGAGGCCGCCGCCTACACGCCGGGCGACATCCTCTAG